Proteins from a single region of Streptomyces vinaceus:
- a CDS encoding alpha/beta fold hydrolase, which translates to MPYIKVAEGNTAPVELYYEDHGAGRPVVLIHGWPLNGASWEKQTAALLAAGNRVITYDRRGFGRSDQPADGYDYDTFASDLNEVLTALDLRDAVLVGFSMGTGEVTRYLGTYGSERISKAVLIGVVPPFLLRTDDNPAGVDAEVFKGIEDAIRADRFAFMTDFLADFYNVDVLGGERISEQAVQASWNVAVGASAKGTLDCVQAWLTDFREDLPRIDVPTLIVHGDADRTLPIDSTAIPLARLIDGAELKVIPGGPHGLLWTHAAEVNSALLTFLN; encoded by the coding sequence ATGCCGTACATCAAGGTCGCCGAAGGCAACACCGCGCCCGTCGAGCTCTACTACGAGGACCACGGCGCAGGACGTCCCGTCGTGCTGATCCACGGCTGGCCGCTCAACGGCGCGTCCTGGGAGAAGCAGACCGCAGCCCTGCTCGCCGCCGGGAACCGGGTCATCACCTACGACCGGCGCGGTTTCGGCCGCTCCGACCAGCCCGCCGACGGCTACGACTACGACACCTTCGCCTCCGACCTGAACGAGGTACTGACCGCCCTCGACCTGCGCGACGCCGTCCTGGTCGGCTTCTCCATGGGCACCGGCGAGGTGACCCGCTACCTCGGCACCTACGGTTCCGAGCGCATCTCCAAGGCCGTCCTCATCGGTGTCGTCCCGCCCTTCCTGCTCAGGACCGACGACAACCCGGCCGGCGTCGACGCCGAGGTCTTCAAGGGAATCGAGGACGCCATCCGCGCCGACCGGTTCGCGTTCATGACCGACTTCCTCGCCGACTTCTACAACGTGGACGTCCTCGGCGGCGAGCGGATCAGCGAACAGGCGGTGCAGGCCAGCTGGAACGTCGCCGTCGGCGCCTCCGCCAAGGGCACCCTCGACTGCGTCCAGGCCTGGCTGACCGACTTCCGCGAAGACCTGCCCCGCATCGACGTGCCCACCCTGATCGTCCACGGCGACGCCGACCGCACCCTGCCCATCGATTCCACCGCGATCCCGCTGGCCCGTCTGATCGACGGCGCCGAGCTGAAGGTCATACCTGGCGGCCCGCACGGCCTGCTCTGGACGCACGCCGCCGAAGTGAACTCCGCCCTGCTCACCTTCCTGAACTGA
- a CDS encoding DoxX family membrane protein, with product MDTGLLILRLLVGLLITGHGVQKISTHLGGKGLDGGVREFRTDGFRGGALTALAAGGGQIGSGLLLAAGLLTPLAATGAIGVMTVALTVKWPNGLWVQNDGYEYPLVLIGAAAALAATGPGAWSLDRTLGLTPYPLWWTSLVLVAGIGSGLLTRLVLHRAPVA from the coding sequence TTGGACACGGGCTTGCTGATCCTGCGCCTGCTGGTGGGTCTGCTCATCACCGGCCACGGAGTTCAGAAAATCAGTACGCACCTCGGCGGCAAGGGTCTGGACGGCGGGGTCCGCGAGTTCCGGACCGACGGGTTCCGCGGTGGCGCCCTCACCGCCCTCGCCGCAGGCGGAGGCCAGATCGGCTCAGGCCTGCTGTTGGCCGCCGGACTGCTGACCCCGCTCGCCGCGACCGGGGCCATCGGAGTCATGACCGTAGCCCTCACCGTGAAATGGCCCAACGGCCTCTGGGTGCAGAACGACGGCTACGAGTACCCCCTCGTCCTGATCGGGGCAGCCGCCGCCCTCGCGGCCACCGGTCCCGGTGCCTGGTCCCTCGACAGGACGCTGGGACTGACGCCCTACCCGCTGTGGTGGACGTCCCTCGTACTCGTGGCAGGCATAGGCAGCGGACTGCTCACCCGGCTCGTGCTGCACCGCGCCCCCGTCGCCTGA
- a CDS encoding SRPBCC family protein, translating into MASHWYPVVEAGDDFLTSAPFRYEHSVETTAPAERIWDILTGEQLVDWVWAFTGLNWNSSRPFGVGTVRDVTLLKFFTARERFFRWDEGRRYSFSVYEASRPGLRHAAEDWTVEPTPSGSRLTWTMAIQPTSLATPLIWVSSPVIGLIQRHALGAVRTAVRD; encoded by the coding sequence ATGGCCAGCCACTGGTACCCGGTCGTCGAAGCGGGAGACGACTTCCTCACCTCGGCGCCCTTCCGCTACGAACACTCGGTCGAGACAACAGCACCGGCCGAGCGGATATGGGACATCCTGACCGGCGAACAGCTGGTCGACTGGGTGTGGGCATTCACCGGCCTGAATTGGAACTCCTCACGCCCGTTCGGCGTCGGTACGGTGCGCGATGTCACCCTGCTGAAATTCTTCACCGCAAGGGAACGCTTCTTCCGTTGGGACGAGGGGCGCCGCTACAGCTTCAGCGTCTACGAGGCCTCGCGCCCCGGTCTGCGCCACGCGGCGGAGGACTGGACCGTCGAGCCCACGCCCTCCGGCTCACGTCTCACCTGGACGATGGCCATCCAGCCGACCTCCCTGGCCACCCCGCTGATCTGGGTGAGCAGCCCGGTCATCGGACTGATCCAACGCCATGCGCTGGGCGCGGTCCGCACGGCCGTCCGCGACTGA
- a CDS encoding WD40 repeat domain-containing protein, with protein sequence MGGREGKLWLWDLSRPDRATPYGEPLAGGTGTIQSAAFDRTGRTLAVGSEGRTVRVWNTADPAHPQLSAELSEPTNYVYSVAFSPDGRRLAAGTVDKQVLLWRLPPAGGRPLLESTLRGPGSYVMSVAFSPDSRILAAGTADRDVWLWDVSGDRPRTAGPTLTGPSSYVYALSFAPEGGTLAAASTDGTVWLWDIGVPRRTRPRAVLSGLGGKAYAVAYSPDGRSLAAGGAGPAALLWSRDEEEIARRLCERAGTVITAQEWAQLVPGLPYAPPCR encoded by the coding sequence GTGGGGGGCCGCGAGGGCAAGCTGTGGCTGTGGGACCTCTCCCGCCCCGACCGCGCCACGCCCTACGGAGAACCCCTGGCCGGCGGCACCGGAACGATCCAGTCCGCCGCCTTCGACCGGACGGGCCGGACCCTGGCCGTGGGCAGCGAGGGGCGGACGGTACGCGTGTGGAACACGGCGGACCCGGCGCACCCGCAGCTCTCGGCGGAACTGTCCGAGCCGACGAACTACGTCTATTCGGTGGCGTTCAGCCCGGACGGGCGGCGGCTCGCCGCCGGCACGGTCGACAAGCAGGTGCTGCTGTGGCGGCTCCCGCCGGCCGGCGGCAGGCCGCTGCTGGAGTCGACCCTGCGGGGGCCGGGCAGCTACGTCATGTCCGTCGCGTTCAGCCCCGACAGCCGGATCCTGGCGGCCGGTACCGCCGACCGGGACGTGTGGCTGTGGGACGTGAGCGGGGACCGCCCGCGCACCGCCGGGCCGACCCTGACGGGGCCGAGCAGCTACGTGTACGCCCTGTCGTTCGCCCCCGAGGGCGGCACGCTCGCTGCCGCCAGTACGGACGGCACCGTGTGGCTGTGGGACATCGGTGTTCCTCGGCGGACGCGGCCCCGCGCCGTACTGAGCGGCCTCGGCGGCAAGGCCTACGCCGTCGCGTACAGCCCGGACGGCCGCTCGCTCGCGGCCGGCGGCGCCGGGCCGGCCGCCCTGCTGTGGTCCCGCGACGAGGAGGAGATCGCCCGGAGGCTGTGCGAGCGCGCGGGGACGGTCATCACCGCTCAGGAGTGGGCCCAACTCGTGCCCGGGCTGCCGTACGCGCCGCCGTGCCGGTGA
- a CDS encoding potassium channel family protein: MVTIPPEDLPGRPGRRVILVSVLGTIARVAAVLAIYFLIPMEHAMNVATVTGLTLEILAFCGILTWQLRRIVRSRYPGLRALEALGFTIPLFVLLFATAYFLLGNAQTASFSQPLDRVDAMYFAVTVFTTVGFGDITAKSETARIAVTVQMMLDLLILGLVIRLVFSAIKIGQQRQRS, from the coding sequence GTGGTGACGATTCCGCCGGAGGACCTCCCCGGCCGGCCCGGCCGACGTGTCATCCTCGTATCCGTCCTGGGCACGATCGCCCGGGTCGCTGCGGTGCTGGCCATCTACTTCCTGATCCCGATGGAGCACGCCATGAACGTCGCGACGGTGACAGGACTGACCCTTGAGATCCTGGCCTTCTGCGGGATCCTGACCTGGCAGCTCCGCAGGATCGTCCGCTCCAGGTATCCCGGCCTGCGCGCACTCGAAGCGCTCGGCTTCACGATCCCGCTCTTCGTTCTCCTTTTCGCCACCGCCTACTTCCTCCTGGGGAACGCACAAACGGCCTCGTTCTCCCAGCCGCTCGACCGGGTCGACGCCATGTACTTCGCTGTCACGGTCTTCACGACGGTCGGATTCGGCGACATCACGGCGAAGAGCGAAACCGCTCGAATCGCGGTCACCGTCCAGATGATGCTGGATCTCCTCATCCTGGGGCTGGTGATCCGCTTGGTCTTCAGCGCAATCAAGATCGGGCAGCAACGCCAACGCTCATAG
- a CDS encoding acetoacetate decarboxylase family protein: protein MTTPVIEPGLAGTLPPDEYTKKTMPHWGQTYNGAMAGYKGMDYVSVAFATDAEKAAALIPKELTLIAIPALPGMASANLVFAKYRECDLGPYMEVIISIAVLHQGRPYGYVPAIYVDNDAALLAGRELGGYPKKMARITMRNYGNLFLSHMSRGSIQTKTVDPNFNDLASSSVTKGDKLFSVPLPADRTDELPYPYNLLLPLPPPTGEPQDYVLPTVALKRFPGVGPGPNGHAGAEVLQLVGTPWHITQADVYAGDAASMEIYPSEEDPIGRLLPCNAVLGAFVLQGSMYTKSDEWVVLEDLKKNNSA from the coding sequence ATGACTACGCCTGTTATCGAGCCTGGCCTCGCGGGCACTCTGCCGCCGGATGAATATACGAAGAAAACGATGCCTCACTGGGGGCAGACTTACAACGGGGCAATGGCCGGCTACAAGGGCATGGACTACGTGTCGGTAGCCTTTGCGACCGACGCCGAAAAGGCAGCCGCGCTGATCCCGAAAGAGCTGACGCTCATCGCGATTCCGGCCTTGCCCGGGATGGCGTCGGCGAACCTCGTGTTCGCCAAGTATCGCGAATGCGATCTCGGCCCCTACATGGAGGTGATCATCTCGATCGCGGTCCTCCATCAGGGCCGTCCCTACGGGTACGTCCCCGCCATCTACGTGGACAACGACGCGGCCTTGCTGGCCGGGCGCGAACTGGGCGGCTACCCCAAGAAGATGGCCCGGATCACGATGCGCAACTACGGAAATCTCTTCCTGAGCCACATGTCTCGGGGCTCGATCCAGACGAAGACTGTGGACCCCAACTTCAATGATCTGGCCTCCTCCAGCGTGACCAAGGGGGACAAGCTGTTCTCGGTACCGCTGCCGGCCGACAGAACAGACGAACTGCCCTATCCCTACAATCTATTGCTGCCGCTGCCCCCGCCCACGGGGGAACCTCAGGACTACGTGCTGCCGACGGTGGCGTTGAAGCGCTTCCCGGGCGTCGGACCGGGACCGAACGGCCACGCCGGAGCCGAGGTGCTCCAGCTCGTAGGCACTCCCTGGCACATCACACAGGCCGACGTCTACGCCGGCGACGCCGCCAGCATGGAGATCTACCCGTCCGAAGAGGATCCGATCGGCCGACTCCTGCCGTGCAATGCCGTACTGGGCGCCTTCGTCCTGCAAGGCTCCATGTACACGAAATCCGACGAGTGGGTGGTCCTTGAAGACCTGAAGAAGAACAATTCTGCATGA
- a CDS encoding hydrolase, which yields MFDIARVHAAPSADLLTPDNSVMLFVDHQPQMFFGTGSGDRTAIINSTAGLAKAARAFGVPAVLTTVAAESFSGPLLPQLAAVFPDQKPIDRTSMNAWEDEALVEAVRATGRKKIILSGLWTEVCLVLPALSALEQGYEVYVVTDASGGVTPAAHEHALQRMIAAGAVPVTWVQVLLELQRDWARQDTYGAVMEIVKEHAGAYGLGVVYAQTVIGAHAAG from the coding sequence GTGTTCGACATCGCCCGGGTACACGCCGCTCCCAGCGCGGATCTGCTCACCCCCGACAACTCCGTCATGCTCTTCGTCGACCATCAGCCGCAGATGTTCTTCGGCACCGGCAGCGGCGACCGCACCGCGATCATCAACAGCACCGCGGGCCTGGCGAAGGCGGCGCGCGCCTTCGGAGTGCCGGCCGTGCTCACCACGGTCGCCGCCGAGTCCTTCTCGGGCCCGCTCCTGCCGCAGCTCGCCGCGGTGTTCCCTGACCAGAAGCCGATCGACCGCACCAGCATGAACGCCTGGGAGGACGAGGCCCTGGTCGAGGCGGTCCGTGCCACCGGCCGCAAGAAGATCATCCTGTCCGGCCTGTGGACCGAGGTCTGCCTGGTCCTGCCCGCCCTGTCCGCGCTGGAGCAGGGATACGAGGTCTACGTCGTCACCGACGCCTCCGGCGGCGTCACCCCCGCCGCTCACGAACACGCCCTTCAGCGGATGATCGCAGCCGGCGCGGTCCCCGTGACCTGGGTGCAGGTTCTGCTGGAGCTCCAGCGCGACTGGGCGCGCCAGGACACGTACGGCGCCGTGATGGAGATCGTCAAGGAGCACGCCGGAGCCTACGGCCTCGGCGTGGTGTACGCGCAGACGGTCATCGGCGCGCACGCGGCCGGCTGA
- a CDS encoding Dps family protein has protein sequence MDLALGGGQPLLHQKGRETQRFGTVKQLPLGLGHDTRMYACQRLNQVLADTQILHSLYKKHHWLVRGATFHMLHELLDRHADAQLALVDSLAERIQSLGGVAVGDPRHVAELTSVPRPPDGVEPVPVMLSRLLDAHERILVDARDAAARIGAEGDEGSNDLLISEVVRTGEAQVWFLAEHLVDTPLVRA, from the coding sequence ATGGACCTCGCACTCGGCGGCGGCCAGCCCCTGCTGCACCAGAAGGGCCGCGAGACCCAGCGTTTCGGCACGGTCAAGCAGCTGCCGCTCGGCCTGGGCCACGACACCCGCATGTACGCCTGCCAGCGCCTCAACCAGGTACTCGCGGACACGCAGATACTCCACTCCCTGTACAAGAAGCACCACTGGCTGGTCCGGGGTGCGACCTTCCACATGCTGCACGAGCTGTTGGACCGTCATGCCGACGCCCAGCTCGCCCTCGTGGACTCGCTGGCCGAGCGGATCCAGAGCCTGGGCGGGGTCGCGGTCGGCGATCCGCGCCACGTCGCGGAGCTGACGTCCGTTCCCCGCCCGCCCGACGGCGTCGAGCCGGTCCCGGTCATGCTCTCGCGGCTGCTCGACGCGCACGAGCGGATCCTCGTCGACGCCCGGGACGCCGCCGCCCGGATCGGCGCCGAGGGCGACGAGGGCAGCAACGACCTGCTCATCTCCGAGGTGGTCCGCACGGGCGAGGCCCAGGTGTGGTTCCTCGCCGAACACCTCGTCGACACCCCCTTGGTGCGCGCGTGA
- a CDS encoding arylsulfatase, producing the protein MPVNEYKPGSAFSGVIGRTTDVSSPAWPEPPGAVPGSPNVLTIVLDDTGYGQLGCYGSPMQTPRLDGLAAGGLLYNNMHTTALCSPSRSCIITGRNHHSNAMAAITELATGYPGYNGNIPFENGFLSEMLLEHGYNTYMLGKWHLMPSAQESPAGPYNRWPLGRGFERFYGFLGGDTNQWYPELVYDNHQVEPPASPEQGYHFTPDLTDKAKLFISDAKQVAPDKPFFLHFCPGATHAPHHVPREWADRYRGQFDDGWDAYREVTFANQKRLGVVPADAVLSRHDPDVPEWESLSPDARRLAARMMEVFAGFLSHTDHEIGRLLDFLQEIGELDNTLIMVVSDNGASAEGGVTGTTNEAQFFNNAPEPLEESLKAIDELGGPTTFNHYPWGWTWAGNTPFRRWKRETYRGGASDPFLVHWPAGIKARGEVRTQYAHLVDMVPTVLDILGIEPPDTIKGVTQSPLHGVSFAHTFDNPAAPSLHRTQYFEMLGHRAIDHDGWRAVCPWPGPSFTEAQQPFGTPISSEKLSELDATAWELYHIDEDFAETRDLSSEQRAKTIELISLWYVEAGKYGVLPVDGSALARMATERPQISKARTSYTFRPGTQSLPPSVAPRVLNRPHSVTADVEIPADGAEGVLMSQGSMAGGWSFYIKDGKLTYVHNYVSRALYTVSTTDPVPHGRHELRFEFEPTGEPDLAAGKGAPGRAELYIDHQLVAVAEFPVTTPVMFNPGGMTCGANPGQPVTPDYQSPFRFTGELHTVTIDLSGELITDADSEMRMHMARQ; encoded by the coding sequence ATGCCAGTGAACGAATACAAGCCGGGGAGCGCCTTCTCCGGAGTGATCGGGCGAACCACGGACGTCTCCAGCCCGGCATGGCCCGAGCCGCCGGGGGCGGTGCCGGGATCACCCAACGTGCTGACGATCGTGCTCGACGACACGGGCTACGGCCAGCTGGGCTGCTACGGGAGTCCCATGCAGACGCCTCGCCTCGACGGTCTGGCCGCGGGCGGACTGTTGTACAACAACATGCACACCACAGCACTGTGCTCGCCGTCGCGTTCGTGCATCATCACCGGTCGCAACCACCATTCCAACGCGATGGCGGCGATCACGGAGCTGGCGACCGGCTACCCCGGCTACAACGGCAACATCCCGTTCGAGAACGGGTTCCTGTCCGAAATGCTGCTGGAGCACGGATACAACACGTACATGCTCGGCAAGTGGCACCTGATGCCCTCGGCCCAGGAGTCACCCGCCGGACCCTACAACCGCTGGCCGCTCGGCCGCGGTTTCGAGCGGTTCTACGGATTCCTCGGCGGCGACACCAACCAGTGGTATCCGGAACTCGTGTACGACAACCACCAGGTCGAGCCCCCCGCCTCGCCGGAACAGGGCTACCACTTCACCCCGGACCTGACGGACAAGGCCAAGCTCTTCATCTCCGACGCCAAGCAGGTCGCTCCCGACAAGCCGTTCTTCCTCCACTTCTGCCCCGGCGCCACCCACGCGCCGCACCACGTCCCGCGGGAGTGGGCCGATCGCTACCGGGGACAGTTCGACGACGGCTGGGACGCCTACCGGGAGGTGACCTTCGCCAACCAGAAGCGTCTCGGTGTCGTGCCCGCCGACGCCGTCCTCTCGCGCCACGACCCGGACGTCCCCGAATGGGAGTCCCTGTCACCGGACGCCCGCCGCCTCGCAGCGCGCATGATGGAGGTCTTCGCCGGCTTCCTCTCCCACACCGACCACGAAATCGGGCGACTGCTGGACTTCCTCCAGGAGATCGGTGAACTGGACAACACGCTGATCATGGTCGTCTCCGACAACGGGGCGAGCGCCGAGGGAGGCGTCACCGGGACGACCAACGAGGCGCAGTTCTTCAACAACGCTCCCGAACCGCTTGAGGAGAGCCTGAAGGCGATCGACGAGCTCGGCGGTCCGACCACGTTCAACCACTACCCCTGGGGCTGGACCTGGGCGGGCAACACGCCGTTCCGGCGCTGGAAGAGGGAGACCTACCGCGGCGGCGCCAGCGACCCGTTCCTCGTCCACTGGCCTGCCGGCATCAAGGCACGCGGAGAAGTACGCACCCAATACGCCCACCTCGTGGACATGGTCCCCACCGTGCTCGACATCCTGGGGATCGAGCCGCCCGACACCATCAAGGGCGTCACCCAGTCCCCCCTGCACGGTGTCAGCTTCGCCCACACCTTCGACAACCCCGCCGCGCCCTCCCTGCACCGCACCCAGTACTTCGAGATGCTCGGCCACCGTGCCATCGACCATGACGGCTGGCGCGCCGTATGTCCCTGGCCGGGTCCGTCGTTCACCGAGGCGCAGCAGCCGTTCGGCACGCCCATCAGCTCGGAGAAGCTGTCCGAACTGGACGCCACCGCCTGGGAGCTGTACCACATCGACGAGGACTTCGCGGAGACCCGCGATCTCTCCTCGGAGCAGCGCGCCAAGACGATCGAGTTGATCTCCCTGTGGTACGTGGAGGCCGGAAAGTACGGAGTGCTGCCCGTCGACGGGAGCGCCCTGGCACGGATGGCGACGGAGCGTCCGCAGATCAGCAAGGCACGGACCAGCTACACGTTCCGGCCCGGCACCCAGTCCCTGCCGCCCTCCGTCGCCCCACGCGTGCTCAACCGTCCGCACAGCGTCACCGCCGATGTGGAGATCCCCGCCGACGGCGCCGAAGGCGTACTGATGAGCCAGGGTTCGATGGCCGGCGGCTGGAGCTTCTACATCAAGGACGGCAAGCTGACGTACGTCCACAACTACGTCTCGCGGGCCCTCTACACGGTGTCCACGACGGATCCGGTACCTCACGGCCGGCATGAACTGCGCTTCGAGTTCGAACCGACGGGCGAGCCCGATCTCGCCGCGGGCAAAGGCGCCCCCGGGCGGGCCGAGCTCTACATCGATCACCAGCTGGTCGCGGTGGCCGAGTTCCCGGTGACGACGCCCGTCATGTTCAACCCCGGTGGGATGACCTGCGGGGCCAACCCCGGCCAGCCGGTGACCCCCGACTACCAGTCGCCCTTCCGGTTCACCGGCGAACTGCACACCGTGACCATCGACCTGTCGGGCGAACTCATCACCGACGCGGACAGCGAGATGCGCATGCACATGGCCCGACAGTGA
- a CDS encoding alpha/beta hydrolase, which yields MNNRPVLEDAAQAFADATAKPPFLYEMPVAEGRKAVEGVQSGEGVTLPPVDEEWIAVPGGPTGEVRTRIVRPRGATGTLPVVLYIHGAGWVFGDARTHDRLVRELAVGAHAAVVFPDYDRSPEARYPVAIEQNYAVARWITTEGAARNLDPARIAVAGDSVGGNMSAALTLMAKERGDVRLAAQVLFYPVTDASFDTASYGQFAEGYFLRRDAMRWFWDQYTADEAERGRITASPLRATTEELTGLPPALVITAEADVLRDEGEAYAARLREAGVPVTALRALGTIHDFVMLDALRDTRAARTAVRLAADTLREALA from the coding sequence ATGAACAACCGCCCGGTGCTGGAAGACGCCGCCCAGGCCTTCGCCGACGCCACCGCGAAGCCGCCCTTCCTCTACGAGATGCCCGTCGCCGAGGGCCGCAAGGCCGTCGAAGGCGTCCAGAGTGGCGAGGGCGTCACCCTGCCACCCGTGGACGAAGAGTGGATCGCCGTGCCCGGCGGCCCGACCGGCGAGGTCCGCACCCGGATCGTTCGCCCCCGCGGCGCCACCGGCACACTGCCCGTGGTCCTCTACATCCACGGCGCGGGCTGGGTGTTCGGCGACGCCCGAACCCACGACCGCCTGGTGCGCGAACTCGCCGTCGGCGCGCACGCCGCCGTGGTCTTCCCCGACTACGACCGCTCGCCGGAGGCCCGCTACCCCGTCGCCATCGAACAGAACTACGCGGTCGCCCGGTGGATCACCACGGAAGGCGCCGCGAGGAATCTCGACCCCGCCCGGATCGCCGTCGCCGGTGACTCCGTCGGCGGCAACATGAGCGCCGCACTCACCCTGATGGCCAAGGAACGCGGCGACGTGCGACTGGCCGCGCAAGTGCTGTTCTACCCCGTCACCGACGCCTCCTTCGACACCGCCTCCTACGGGCAGTTCGCCGAAGGCTACTTCCTGCGCCGCGACGCCATGCGCTGGTTCTGGGACCAGTACACGGCCGACGAGGCCGAGCGCGGCCGGATCACGGCCTCACCGCTGCGCGCCACCACCGAAGAGCTCACCGGCCTGCCCCCCGCACTGGTCATCACCGCCGAGGCCGACGTCCTGCGCGACGAGGGCGAAGCGTACGCCGCCCGCCTGCGGGAGGCCGGCGTCCCGGTCACGGCACTGCGCGCCCTCGGCACCATCCACGACTTCGTGATGCTGGACGCGCTGCGCGACACCCGTGCCGCCCGCACGGCCGTGCGGCTGGCCGCCGACACCCTGAGGGAGGCCCTGGCATGA
- a CDS encoding sortase domain-bontaining protein: protein MSPHPFRPARSVAAAFASVSLAVLLTAAPGALAQQPASRAAPAGAVTGIQTATLSIPAIGLSGLPVIPYEGSPDDAPGTAIQDRGLAASPYGPGGGVGPGDVGNYIVTGHRIAGGGPLNALPSLPQGASVYVTAGGVTYEYVIGTTRTTSFRSPSSMAEQRAAVPGSSDAEPSRAMITVSTCLTPEDDAAGNTWRDAQNNPEHRIDKVGVLVGTS, encoded by the coding sequence ATGTCTCCACACCCCTTCCGCCCCGCACGCAGCGTGGCGGCGGCGTTCGCCAGTGTGTCCCTCGCCGTCCTGCTGACGGCCGCTCCCGGCGCCCTCGCACAGCAGCCGGCGTCGCGTGCGGCGCCGGCGGGCGCGGTGACCGGCATCCAGACCGCCACGCTGTCGATACCGGCCATCGGCCTGTCCGGCCTCCCCGTCATCCCGTACGAGGGCAGCCCCGACGACGCCCCGGGCACCGCGATCCAGGACCGGGGCCTGGCCGCGAGCCCGTACGGCCCCGGCGGCGGCGTCGGCCCCGGCGACGTGGGCAACTACATCGTCACGGGCCACCGCATCGCCGGCGGCGGCCCGCTCAACGCCCTGCCGTCACTGCCCCAGGGCGCCTCCGTGTACGTCACCGCGGGCGGCGTGACGTACGAGTACGTCATCGGCACCACTCGGACGACTTCCTTCCGGTCCCCGTCCTCCATGGCTGAGCAGCGCGCCGCGGTCCCCGGCTCCAGCGACGCGGAACCGAGCCGCGCGATGATCACCGTAAGCACCTGCCTCACCCCGGAGGACGACGCCGCGGGCAACACCTGGCGAGACGCCCAGAACAACCCCGAGCACCGGATCGACAAGGTCGGCGTCCTCGTAGGGACCAGCTAG